The Streptomyces luteogriseus genome includes a window with the following:
- the pdxR gene encoding MocR-like pyridoxine biosynthesis transcription factor PdxR has product MRPMRRDPGDGTASAAWELLLPAASAPARTRGRSLQAALREAVRSGRLSPGTRLPSSRDLAADLGVSRGLVTEAYEQLTAEGYLRSGRGAGTWVGAAVRAARPRAHDLAPRIPGARADFVPGTPDLALFPRAAWAAAQRGVLAELPHQELGYPDPRGLPRLRTALAELLARRRGVVADPERLVVVSGVAQATALLGFALHARGVRAVGVEDPGSPQHDALYASAGVTAVPLPLDDEGVALEPLRSSGVRAVVTTPAHQFPTGLAYSARRRAELLDWARAVDGIVLEDDYDGDFRYDRAPVGALQGLDPDHVAYTGSVSKSLAPGLRLGWLLVPESWTEEIVERKRTMDLGHPALDQALFARFLERGDYDRQLRRCQRAYRDRRDALVAALDAHFPGSQVSGIAAGLHVIATLPRRYGPVERFLARVAEAGVAVRPLSAYAHTPAGPEGDEEIRLVLGYAHVPPARIAEGVRLMAEAATG; this is encoded by the coding sequence ATGAGACCAATGCGGCGGGACCCGGGCGACGGTACGGCGTCGGCCGCCTGGGAGCTGCTGCTCCCCGCCGCCTCGGCTCCGGCACGCACGCGTGGCCGTTCCCTGCAGGCGGCTCTGCGCGAGGCGGTCCGCTCGGGCCGGCTCTCGCCGGGCACCCGGCTCCCGTCGAGCCGGGACCTCGCGGCGGACCTGGGGGTCTCGCGCGGTCTGGTCACGGAGGCGTACGAGCAGCTGACGGCCGAGGGATATCTGCGCAGCGGCCGGGGCGCCGGAACCTGGGTGGGCGCGGCCGTCCGCGCCGCGCGGCCGCGGGCGCACGACCTGGCTCCGCGCATCCCCGGCGCCCGCGCGGACTTCGTGCCCGGGACGCCTGACCTGGCCCTGTTCCCGCGCGCGGCGTGGGCCGCGGCGCAGCGCGGTGTGCTGGCGGAACTGCCGCACCAGGAGCTGGGCTACCCCGATCCGCGAGGGCTGCCGAGGCTGCGGACCGCGCTGGCCGAACTGCTCGCCCGGCGGCGGGGCGTGGTGGCCGACCCGGAGCGGCTCGTGGTCGTCTCCGGGGTGGCCCAGGCGACGGCGCTGCTCGGTTTCGCGCTGCACGCGCGCGGCGTGCGCGCCGTCGGCGTGGAGGACCCCGGCAGTCCCCAGCACGACGCGCTGTACGCCTCGGCCGGCGTCACCGCCGTACCGCTGCCGCTGGACGACGAGGGTGTCGCCCTGGAGCCGCTGCGGTCCTCGGGCGTACGGGCCGTGGTGACGACTCCGGCCCACCAGTTCCCCACCGGCCTCGCCTACTCGGCCCGGCGGCGCGCGGAACTGCTGGACTGGGCGCGGGCGGTGGACGGCATCGTCCTGGAGGACGACTACGACGGCGACTTCCGTTACGACCGTGCTCCCGTCGGCGCGCTCCAGGGCCTCGACCCGGACCACGTGGCCTACACCGGCTCGGTCAGCAAGTCCCTCGCGCCAGGACTGCGGCTGGGCTGGCTGCTGGTGCCGGAGTCCTGGACGGAGGAGATCGTGGAGCGCAAACGCACGATGGATCTCGGCCACCCGGCCCTCGACCAGGCCCTGTTCGCCCGGTTCCTGGAGCGCGGCGACTACGACCGCCAGTTGCGGCGCTGCCAGCGCGCCTACCGCGACCGGCGCGACGCGCTGGTCGCCGCCCTGGACGCGCACTTCCCCGGATCGCAGGTGTCCGGGATCGCCGCGGGCCTGCACGTGATCGCCACGCTGCCGCGGCGGTACGGGCCCGTGGAGCGGTTCCTCGCACGGGTGGCGGAGGCGGGGGTCGCGGTGCGCCCGCTCTCGGCCTACGCCCACACGCCGGCCGGGCCCGAGGGGGACGAGGAGATCCGGCTCGTCCTGGGCTACGCCCATGTGCCGCCCGCCCGGATCGCCGAGGGCGTGCGTCTGATGGCCGAGGCGGCGACCGGGTGA
- a CDS encoding alpha/beta fold hydrolase — MSATVSFNVASARGEQNVTLSYTRRGSGEPLLLLHGIGHHRQAWEPVIPALAAERDVIAVDLPGCGDSPALPDGMAHDLPTMSAVLKALFGALEIERPHVAGNSLGGLLALDLARAKLVRSVTALSPAGFWNDAERRYAFTVLSTMRQIARRLPPPVVERLARPALGRTLLTSTIYARPGRRSPEAVVAETLALARAQGFSETLRSGRTVQFTDDIVGTPVTVAWGSRDRLLIPRQGVRAKGVIPRARLVRLPRCGHVPMNDDPALVARVVLDGSR, encoded by the coding sequence ATGTCCGCCACCGTCTCCTTCAACGTCGCCTCCGCGCGGGGCGAGCAGAACGTGACCCTGTCCTACACCCGCCGGGGCAGCGGCGAACCGCTGCTCCTGCTGCACGGCATCGGCCACCACCGGCAGGCGTGGGAACCGGTGATCCCCGCGCTCGCGGCCGAACGCGACGTGATCGCCGTGGACCTGCCCGGCTGCGGCGATTCACCGGCGCTCCCGGACGGCATGGCGCACGACCTGCCCACGATGAGCGCGGTACTGAAGGCGCTCTTCGGGGCGCTGGAGATCGAGCGGCCGCACGTGGCGGGCAACTCGCTGGGCGGCCTGCTGGCGCTGGACCTGGCCCGGGCGAAGCTCGTCCGCTCGGTCACCGCCCTGTCCCCCGCCGGATTCTGGAACGATGCCGAGCGCCGCTACGCCTTCACCGTGCTGTCGACGATGCGGCAGATCGCCCGGCGCCTGCCACCGCCGGTGGTCGAGCGGCTGGCCCGCCCGGCCCTCGGCCGCACCCTGCTGACCAGCACCATCTACGCCCGGCCGGGCCGCAGGTCACCCGAGGCCGTGGTCGCCGAGACGCTCGCGCTCGCGAGGGCCCAGGGCTTCTCCGAGACGCTGCGCTCCGGCCGGACCGTGCAGTTCACCGACGACATCGTGGGCACACCGGTCACCGTGGCGTGGGGCAGCCGGGACCGGCTGCTCATCCCCCGCCAGGGCGTGCGCGCCAAGGGCGTGATCCCGCGGGCCCGGCTGGTGCGGCTGCCCAGATGCGGCCACGTCCCGATGAACGACGACCCGGCGCTGGTGGCCCGGGTGGTCCTCGACGGCAGCCGCTGA